From a single Bradyrhizobium sediminis genomic region:
- a CDS encoding aldo/keto reductase has protein sequence MQFIEANGAKIPAIGLGTSELRGRTCARVVEQAMRLGYRHIDTAQVYENEREVGEGLRASRIRRDEVFVTTKIWTTHFAPNDLERSTKESLTKLRLSEVDLLLLHWPNPQVPLSETLGALAHVRQLGMARHIGVSNFTVALIDEAVAKCPEPLACDQVEYHPYLDQTKVKEACARHGMAVVAYSPIAKGRIKTDPALAAIGKNHGKTPAQVCLRWLVQQNVAAIPRTSKIERLSENIEIFDFVLSDDEMDRISGLGSASGRLTDYGFAPKWD, from the coding sequence ATGCAATTCATCGAGGCCAACGGCGCCAAAATCCCCGCGATCGGGCTCGGCACCTCGGAATTGCGCGGGAGGACCTGTGCGCGCGTGGTCGAGCAGGCGATGCGGCTCGGTTATCGCCACATCGACACCGCGCAGGTCTATGAGAACGAACGCGAGGTCGGCGAGGGCCTGCGCGCGTCGCGGATCCGCCGCGACGAGGTGTTCGTCACGACCAAGATATGGACCACGCATTTCGCGCCGAACGATCTCGAGCGCTCCACCAAGGAAAGCCTGACCAAGCTGCGGCTGTCCGAAGTCGATCTCTTGCTGCTGCACTGGCCCAATCCGCAGGTGCCGCTTTCGGAGACGCTGGGCGCGCTGGCGCATGTCAGGCAACTCGGCATGGCGAGGCATATCGGCGTCTCCAACTTCACCGTGGCCTTGATCGATGAGGCCGTCGCCAAATGCCCGGAACCGCTGGCGTGCGATCAGGTCGAATACCATCCCTATCTCGACCAGACCAAGGTGAAGGAGGCTTGCGCCCGTCACGGCATGGCCGTCGTCGCCTATAGCCCGATCGCGAAGGGCCGCATCAAGACCGATCCGGCGCTGGCGGCCATCGGAAAAAACCACGGCAAGACGCCGGCGCAGGTTTGCCTGCGTTGGCTGGTGCAGCAGAATGTCGCCGCGATACCGCGGACCTCGAAAATCGAGCGGCTGTCGGAGAATATCGAGATCTTCGACTTCGTGCTGTCCGATGACGAGATGGACCGGATCTCCGGGCTGGGCAGCGCCAGCGGCCGGCTGACCGATTATGGCTTCGCGCCGAAATGGGATTGA
- a CDS encoding helix-turn-helix domain-containing protein: protein MRRLRLKADGRIVELRDGQEFPLAPALLPAGPAEAAPPVVRDLRQRARLTQLEFAARLGVPVETIRNWEQGKRMPRGPARALLAVIAAAPETVFAALART, encoded by the coding sequence ATGCGGCGCTTACGGCTGAAGGCGGACGGACGGATCGTCGAATTGCGGGACGGGCAGGAGTTTCCGCTCGCGCCGGCCTTGCTCCCGGCCGGGCCGGCAGAGGCGGCGCCGCCGGTGGTCCGCGACCTTCGCCAGCGCGCCCGCCTGACCCAGCTTGAATTCGCCGCGCGGCTCGGGGTGCCGGTCGAAACCATCCGCAACTGGGAGCAGGGCAAACGCATGCCACGCGGACCGGCGCGGGCGCTGCTCGCCGTGATCGCCGCCGCTCCCGAGACGGTTTTCGCCGCCTTGGCAAGGACCTGA
- the mgtE gene encoding magnesium transporter — translation MAEDFDTAQAADASLLDRHPMRDEHGGIRHEFVAEITRAVQSADAAFLRAIVAELHEADLGDLIEALEPEDRVSLVELTGADFDFSALNEVDDSVREEILEELEPETVAEGVRELESDDAVELLEALDEEDQEEILEKLPPSERDALERSLDYPENSAGRRMQTEFIAVPPNWTVGQAIDYMRETPDLPERFYEIYAIDAAQHWQGAVSLDALLRARRPVLLAELIDENRRRVSVMDDQEEVARLFGKYNLVAAPVVDTEDRLVGVITIDDVVDVIEEEADEDLKALGGVTSDEELSDSVWTIAKGRFNWLLVNLATAFLASSVLGLFEGQLEKMVALAVLAPIVASQGGNAATQTMTVAVRALATRELGPNNAYRVVMREGLVGLVNGLAFAVITGIAAVAWFQIPGLGVVIGLAIICNLVAGALGGILIPMVLERVRADPAVASGTFVTTITDVVGFFSFLGIATLWFGLK, via the coding sequence ATGGCCGAAGATTTCGACACTGCCCAGGCCGCCGACGCGTCGCTGCTCGACCGTCACCCGATGCGCGACGAACATGGCGGGATTCGTCACGAATTCGTCGCGGAAATCACGCGCGCGGTTCAATCCGCCGATGCCGCATTTTTGCGCGCCATCGTCGCCGAACTCCATGAAGCCGACCTCGGCGACCTGATCGAGGCGCTCGAACCCGAAGACCGTGTCAGCCTTGTCGAATTGACCGGCGCCGATTTCGATTTTTCGGCGCTCAACGAGGTCGACGACTCCGTCCGCGAGGAGATCCTCGAGGAACTCGAACCGGAGACGGTCGCGGAGGGCGTCCGTGAACTGGAATCCGACGACGCCGTCGAATTGCTGGAGGCCCTCGACGAGGAGGACCAGGAGGAAATCCTCGAGAAGCTGCCGCCGTCGGAGCGCGACGCGCTCGAGCGCAGCCTGGATTATCCGGAGAATTCCGCCGGCCGGCGGATGCAGACCGAATTCATCGCGGTGCCGCCCAATTGGACCGTGGGGCAGGCGATCGACTACATGCGCGAAACGCCCGACCTGCCCGAACGGTTCTACGAAATCTACGCCATCGATGCCGCCCAGCACTGGCAGGGCGCGGTGTCGCTGGATGCGCTGTTGCGCGCGCGCCGGCCGGTGTTGCTGGCCGAACTGATCGACGAGAACCGCCGCCGCGTCTCGGTCATGGACGACCAGGAGGAGGTGGCGCGGCTGTTCGGCAAATACAATCTGGTCGCGGCTCCCGTCGTCGATACCGAAGACCGGCTGGTCGGCGTCATCACCATCGACGACGTGGTCGACGTGATCGAGGAAGAAGCGGATGAAGACCTGAAGGCGCTGGGCGGCGTCACGTCGGACGAAGAACTGTCGGACAGCGTCTGGACCATCGCCAAGGGCCGCTTCAACTGGCTGCTGGTCAACCTGGCCACCGCCTTTCTGGCCTCCTCGGTGCTCGGCCTGTTCGAAGGCCAGCTCGAAAAGATGGTGGCGCTGGCGGTGCTGGCGCCGATCGTCGCCAGCCAGGGCGGCAATGCCGCGACCCAGACCATGACGGTCGCGGTGCGCGCCCTGGCGACCCGCGAACTGGGCCCGAACAACGCCTATCGCGTGGTGATGCGCGAAGGCTTGGTCGGCCTCGTCAACGGCCTTGCCTTTGCCGTCATCACCGGGATCGCCGCGGTGGCCTGGTTCCAGATCCCGGGGCTTGGCGTGGTGATCGGCCTTGCGATCATCTGCAATCTGGTTGCCGGCGCGCTCGGCGGCATTCTGATTCCGATGGTGCTGGAGCGGGTGCGCGCCGATCCGGCGGTGGCATCGGGCACCTTCGTCACGACGATTACCGACGTGGTCGGCTTCTTTTCGTTCCTCGGCATCGCCACGCTGTGGTTCGGGCTGAAATAG
- a CDS encoding polysaccharide deacetylase family protein — protein sequence MLGIALVASIAWATAAQATDCPRPGTLGTSRVLTVDPAATPRVGLKSFPQTLPLADHEVVLTFDDGPWPATTSRVLAALAQECVRATFFLIGKSASEHPALVRRLAAEGHTIGHHTWTHRNLKYAKPADAEAEIDKGIAAVEKALHGAATSTPSTPFFRFPYFEMSPQALEKLGSRRIAVFGADLWASDWNPMPPQAQLKLLADRLKAAGKGIILLHDPKAQTAAMLPAFLRYLRENRYRVVHLEPARSVGLTRVP from the coding sequence ATGCTGGGAATCGCACTCGTCGCCTCGATCGCGTGGGCCACGGCGGCGCAGGCGACGGACTGTCCGCGCCCGGGGACGCTCGGCACTTCGCGCGTTCTGACCGTCGATCCCGCCGCCACGCCGCGGGTGGGCCTGAAGAGCTTCCCGCAGACCCTGCCGCTGGCAGATCATGAGGTGGTGCTGACCTTCGATGACGGCCCGTGGCCCGCGACGACGTCGCGGGTGCTGGCGGCGCTGGCGCAAGAATGCGTGCGCGCGACCTTTTTCCTGATCGGCAAATCGGCATCGGAGCATCCAGCCCTGGTTCGGCGTCTCGCAGCCGAAGGCCACACCATCGGCCACCACACCTGGACGCACCGCAACCTCAAATACGCGAAGCCGGCTGATGCCGAGGCTGAAATCGACAAAGGCATCGCCGCGGTCGAGAAGGCGCTTCACGGGGCCGCCACGTCGACCCCGAGCACGCCATTCTTTCGCTTTCCCTATTTCGAGATGTCCCCTCAGGCGCTCGAGAAATTGGGATCGCGGCGAATTGCGGTGTTCGGCGCCGACCTGTGGGCAAGCGACTGGAATCCCATGCCCCCGCAGGCGCAATTGAAGCTGCTTGCCGACCGGCTCAAGGCCGCCGGCAAGGGCATCATCCTGCTGCATGACCCCAAGGCACAGACCGCGGCCATGCTGCCGGCCTTTCTGCGCTATCTCAGGGAAAATCGCTATCGCGTGGTTCATCTGGAGCCGGCGCGCAGCGTCGGGCTCACCCGCGTCCCCTAG
- a CDS encoding polysaccharide deacetylase family protein, translating to MIGNVSPGVRTRHRIALCLGLFACTAAQAAPAADCPGHPDALGTSRTLVVDPKDHPRIGTMQYGETLPLADGEVVLTFDDGPLPRHSNQILQILASQCVKATFFLVGRQAQANPEGVRKVRDAGHTVATHSQNHPTNMHRLPIERARQEIDEGIASVSAALGDGSAPAPFFRFPGLARADGTEEYAASKGAQIWSADFPADDWRPVSSSRVYELAMQRLQAKGKGILLLHDIQARTVAALPKILHELKARGYRVVHVVPATSELAATPTEPQQWLLHPPSENVAISRWPKIPKFVFAETGMLPVPAVSDSYWNDDWPAPLDRAKAKGRAGAVPLPRQEPWPRQMPLPLQNAAIALPVPAQSVFELRDRPQLAARAVALPSRRVRKMASAGHGKAGIQQVSMEAGASRRAVAGKPHPGGVSRAAASHTTGRASQHAAQPGRRSLKRLVQVKKGSV from the coding sequence ATGATCGGTAATGTGTCGCCTGGAGTACGGACCCGGCACCGGATTGCGCTGTGCCTGGGGCTGTTCGCCTGCACGGCCGCGCAGGCGGCGCCAGCGGCCGATTGCCCGGGCCATCCCGATGCGCTCGGCACCTCGCGAACCCTGGTGGTCGATCCGAAGGATCATCCCCGCATCGGCACCATGCAATATGGCGAAACCCTGCCGCTTGCGGACGGCGAGGTGGTGCTGACCTTCGACGACGGGCCGCTGCCGCGGCACAGTAACCAGATTCTGCAAATCCTGGCTTCGCAATGCGTGAAGGCGACCTTCTTTCTGGTCGGCCGTCAGGCCCAGGCCAATCCGGAAGGCGTCCGCAAGGTCCGCGACGCCGGCCACACCGTCGCCACCCACAGCCAAAACCATCCGACCAACATGCACCGCTTGCCGATCGAACGCGCCCGGCAGGAGATCGACGAAGGCATTGCGTCGGTATCCGCGGCGCTGGGGGACGGCAGTGCGCCGGCCCCGTTCTTTCGTTTTCCCGGTCTCGCGCGCGCCGACGGGACCGAGGAGTACGCCGCCTCGAAGGGTGCCCAGATCTGGAGCGCCGACTTTCCGGCCGACGACTGGCGGCCTGTCTCCTCGTCGCGGGTCTATGAACTCGCGATGCAACGGCTGCAGGCCAAGGGAAAAGGCATTCTCCTGCTCCACGACATCCAGGCGCGAACGGTCGCCGCCTTGCCGAAGATCCTGCATGAGCTGAAAGCGCGCGGCTATCGCGTCGTGCACGTGGTGCCGGCCACTTCGGAACTGGCCGCGACGCCGACCGAGCCGCAGCAATGGCTGTTGCACCCGCCATCGGAAAACGTCGCGATCTCGCGCTGGCCGAAGATTCCCAAATTCGTTTTTGCCGAGACCGGGATGTTGCCGGTCCCTGCGGTGTCCGATTCGTACTGGAATGACGACTGGCCGGCGCCTCTCGATCGCGCCAAAGCCAAGGGGCGCGCGGGCGCCGTTCCGCTGCCGCGGCAGGAGCCCTGGCCCCGGCAGATGCCGCTGCCGCTGCAAAACGCCGCCATCGCCCTGCCCGTGCCGGCCCAGAGCGTTTTCGAACTCCGGGATCGGCCGCAACTGGCGGCCCGGGCCGTCGCGCTCCCTTCGCGCCGCGTCCGAAAAATGGCATCTGCCGGGCATGGCAAGGCTGGCATACAGCAGGTCTCGATGGAGGCTGGCGCGTCCCGGCGGGCGGTCGCCGGAAAGCCGCATCCCGGAGGCGTCAGCCGAGCAGCCGCGTCACACACCACCGGTCGCGCAAGCCAGCACGCGGCGCAGCCGGGCCGGCGTTCCCTGAAGCGGTTGGTTCAGGTCAAGAAAGGGAGCGTGTGA
- a CDS encoding VCBS domain-containing protein, producing the protein MDVHPKGGAGNGGPDTIVVPDAHLLFSGDYKRSGLDLTLSKDGHEFVVRDYFRGENRAALASPDGASLSGKTVAALAGQVDYAQAGGTPAPDQIIGHVTKLAGSATAIRNGVSITLNVGDNVHKGDVVQSGADSSLGITFIDGTVFGLSSNARMVLNEMIYNPTGSNNSSLLTLVQGTISFVAGATAKHGDMKVETPTATMGIRGTAVLVEIDFDIPQSGLAPPVSFRVLVEPNGVTGEYVLLDKLTLQPIATVNQAGTQTIVNGQGVVTFIASAQIPGEAQRLINEIFALKFTDANPKNIGIPPLDSITPETFVVKLTDGTPISLTMILVNVAGLGPVAPPPPSGGNNRFHLNIPPELVAFGNSFTERSGTTGNAALDTVSGIIRFADINPEDLPTVTASFDSFVYRNAQQAIVTSSLTAEQLAAIAAVDVPLSVIPDGNNTNIGFATWIYSVPDHALDFLAAGEQLTLTYMARVDTNYSEYNTVVVKPFTITITGTNDLPTVSATGSAFIELLGTNNPVTDHAEGVITFTDVDLTDRPTVTAPFAGYVYTAANGSPLTLTPAQEAAIEVALSLTPATTNTHDGSVAWSYDVLDSNFDFIAAGETLTLTYMAVVDDHHGGVVTIPLTLTISVAGTDDIPTITATSGGFVELLGTNNATSDHAGGTIVFTDVDLTDRPTITAPFSGYSYTAANGTTALTLTPLQQSALATALALTPSPANANNGSVTWSYDLADNQFDFLALDETLVLTYTATVNDGHGGIVTTPVTVTIHGTNDAPTITATNDSFTELAGTNNAISDHAGGTITFADVDLTDQPTISAPFSGYTYTAANGTTALTLTPAQQSALEIALTLTPSPANANNGSVTWSYDLTDNQFDFLALDETLVLTYTATVNDGHGGIVTTPVTVTIHGTNDAPTITATNDSFTELAGANNVALDYAGGTITFADVDLTDLPAVTAPFSSYSYTASNGTTALTLTPAQQSALAIALTLTPSPTNAHDGSVTWSYDLADSNFDFLAAGETLVLTYTATVNDGHGGIVTLPVAVTIHGTNDIPTIAGVNSGDVTEDVAVDGTNHINATGQLTIADADTGQSNFTAQAGTAGSNGYGSFILAADGNWTYTADNTQVAIQQLGVNDTLTDSFTAVSSDGTASQLVTVTIHGSNDAPVISTANLQVSGTSQTTVSGLSISDADVSPPESFTISAVTAEAASGSSVTPATGTGTLADINTTLGTGIVYDPGATPPQTDMVTLTVTDASGATDMVNFIFNVADPPASTPVTLASTSGNDVLFGTGYEDQFVFAANSNHDTIIDFTAGTDHIDLSALSSIVDSSNINTFLTNNVTSLGNDTLITLDSNDSIILRNVAYSSLGTSDFIVHV; encoded by the coding sequence GTGGATGTCCATCCAAAGGGCGGCGCCGGAAACGGCGGGCCCGACACTATTGTCGTCCCGGACGCCCATCTGCTGTTTTCGGGCGACTACAAGCGGTCCGGCCTGGATCTGACGCTATCGAAGGACGGCCACGAATTCGTGGTGCGCGACTACTTCCGCGGCGAGAACCGGGCCGCGCTGGCTTCTCCTGACGGCGCCAGCCTGTCCGGCAAGACCGTCGCGGCGCTCGCCGGTCAGGTCGACTATGCGCAGGCCGGCGGCACCCCGGCTCCGGACCAGATCATCGGCCACGTCACCAAGCTCGCCGGCAGCGCGACCGCCATTCGCAACGGCGTCTCGATCACGCTGAACGTCGGCGACAACGTCCACAAAGGCGACGTCGTCCAGTCCGGAGCCGATTCGTCGCTCGGCATCACCTTCATCGACGGTACCGTGTTCGGCCTCTCCTCGAATGCGAGGATGGTGCTGAACGAGATGATCTATAATCCGACCGGATCGAATAATTCCTCGCTGCTCACCCTGGTGCAGGGAACCATCTCGTTCGTTGCCGGCGCGACCGCGAAGCACGGCGACATGAAAGTCGAGACGCCGACCGCCACCATGGGTATCCGCGGGACGGCGGTTCTGGTGGAGATCGATTTCGACATCCCGCAGTCGGGCCTGGCGCCGCCGGTATCATTCCGGGTTCTGGTCGAGCCGAACGGCGTGACCGGCGAATATGTCCTGCTCGACAAACTGACCCTGCAGCCGATCGCGACGGTGAACCAGGCCGGAACGCAAACCATCGTCAACGGCCAGGGTGTCGTCACCTTTATCGCGTCGGCCCAGATACCCGGCGAAGCGCAGAGGCTGATCAACGAAATATTCGCCCTGAAGTTCACGGACGCCAATCCGAAGAACATCGGCATTCCGCCGCTCGACTCGATCACGCCGGAGACGTTCGTGGTCAAGCTGACGGACGGCACGCCGATCAGCCTGACCATGATCCTGGTCAACGTGGCCGGGTTGGGCCCAGTGGCGCCACCGCCTCCGAGCGGCGGAAATAATCGCTTCCACCTCAACATTCCGCCGGAGCTTGTCGCTTTCGGCAACAGCTTCACCGAGCGGTCGGGCACCACAGGCAATGCCGCGCTGGACACCGTGTCCGGCATCATCCGTTTTGCCGACATCAATCCCGAAGACCTTCCGACGGTGACGGCCAGCTTCGATTCCTTCGTCTACCGCAACGCCCAGCAGGCCATCGTCACTTCATCGCTGACGGCGGAGCAACTGGCCGCGATCGCTGCGGTAGATGTCCCGCTCTCGGTGATCCCGGATGGCAACAACACCAATATCGGCTTCGCGACCTGGATCTACAGCGTTCCGGATCACGCGCTCGACTTCCTCGCCGCCGGCGAGCAATTGACGCTGACCTATATGGCGCGGGTCGACACCAATTACAGCGAATACAATACGGTCGTCGTGAAGCCGTTCACGATCACGATCACCGGCACCAACGACCTGCCGACAGTCTCGGCTACCGGCTCGGCCTTTATCGAACTGCTCGGAACCAACAATCCGGTGACGGATCATGCCGAGGGCGTGATCACGTTTACCGACGTCGACCTCACGGACCGGCCGACCGTGACCGCACCGTTCGCCGGCTACGTCTACACGGCGGCCAACGGCTCGCCGCTGACGCTGACGCCGGCGCAGGAGGCCGCGATCGAGGTGGCGCTGAGCCTGACGCCGGCGACGACCAACACCCACGATGGCTCGGTGGCATGGTCGTATGACGTTCTCGACAGCAACTTCGACTTTATCGCAGCCGGCGAAACGCTGACCCTGACCTACATGGCAGTCGTCGACGACCATCATGGCGGCGTCGTCACGATACCGCTGACGCTGACGATCTCCGTTGCCGGCACCGACGACATCCCGACGATCACGGCGACCAGCGGCGGCTTTGTCGAACTCCTCGGCACCAACAATGCCACGTCCGATCATGCCGGCGGCACCATCGTCTTTACGGATGTGGACCTGACGGATCGTCCGACGATAACGGCGCCGTTCTCGGGCTATAGCTATACGGCCGCCAACGGCACTACGGCGCTGACGCTGACGCCGCTGCAGCAAAGTGCCCTCGCGACAGCGCTGGCGCTGACGCCCTCTCCGGCCAACGCCAACAACGGATCGGTCACATGGTCGTATGACCTCGCCGACAATCAGTTCGACTTCCTCGCCCTCGACGAAACGCTGGTGTTGACTTACACCGCCACCGTCAACGACGGCCATGGCGGCATCGTCACCACGCCGGTTACAGTCACCATCCACGGCACCAATGACGCACCGACCATCACGGCAACCAACGATTCCTTCACCGAGCTGGCCGGCACCAACAATGCCATATCCGACCATGCCGGCGGCACCATCACCTTTGCCGATGTCGACCTGACCGACCAGCCGACGATATCAGCGCCGTTCTCGGGATATACCTATACTGCAGCGAACGGTACGACAGCGCTGACCCTGACGCCAGCGCAGCAAAGCGCGCTGGAAATCGCGCTGACGCTGACGCCTTCGCCGGCCAACGCCAACAACGGATCGGTCACATGGTCGTATGACCTGACCGACAATCAGTTCGACTTCCTCGCCCTCGACGAAACGCTGGTGTTGACTTACACCGCCACCGTCAACGACGGCCATGGCGGGATCGTCACCACGCCGGTTACAGTCACCATCCACGGCACCAATGACGCACCGACCATCACGGCAACCAACGATTCCTTCACCGAGCTGGCGGGCGCCAACAACGTCGCGCTCGACTATGCCGGCGGCACCATCACCTTTGCCGATGTCGACCTGACCGATCTACCGGCAGTCACCGCACCATTCTCGAGCTATAGCTACACGGCCTCAAACGGCACCACGGCGCTGACCCTGACACCGGCCCAGCAGAGCGCACTGGCGATCGCGCTGACGCTGACGCCTTCGCCGACCAATGCCCACGACGGCTCGGTCACGTGGTCGTATGATTTGGCCGACAGCAATTTCGATTTCCTCGCCGCCGGCGAGACGCTGGTGTTGACTTACACCGCCACCGTCAACGACGGCCATGGCGGGATCGTCACCTTGCCAGTTGCCGTGACGATCCACGGCACCAATGACATCCCGACGATCGCCGGCGTCAACTCCGGCGACGTCACCGAAGACGTCGCGGTCGATGGTACCAACCACATCAATGCCACCGGCCAGCTCACCATCGCCGACGCCGATACCGGTCAGTCCAACTTCACCGCGCAGGCCGGCACCGCCGGCAGCAACGGCTATGGCAGCTTCATACTCGCCGCCGATGGCAACTGGACCTACACCGCCGACAACACCCAGGTTGCGATCCAGCAGCTCGGCGTCAACGATACCCTCACTGACAGCTTTACCGCCGTCTCCTCCGACGGCACCGCAAGCCAGCTGGTCACCGTCACCATCCACGGCAGCAACGACGCGCCGGTGATTTCAACGGCCAATCTGCAGGTTTCCGGAACCAGCCAGACGACGGTCAGCGGGCTTTCAATTTCCGATGCGGACGTATCGCCCCCCGAAAGCTTCACGATTAGTGCCGTGACGGCAGAGGCCGCCTCGGGCAGCAGCGTGACGCCTGCGACAGGCACTGGCACCCTCGCCGACATCAACACGACGTTGGGCACCGGCATCGTCTATGATCCCGGCGCGACGCCGCCGCAGACCGATATGGTCACGTTGACCGTTACCGACGCTTCCGGCGCTACCGACATGGTGAATTTCATCTTCAACGTCGCCGATCCGCCTGCGAGCACCCCGGTGACCCTGGCGAGCACATCCGGAAACGACGTGCTGTTCGGCACCGGCTATGAGGACCAGTTCGTCTTCGCGGCCAACTCCAATCATGACACGATCATCGATTTCACCGCCGGAACCGATCACATCGATCTGAGCGCGCTTTCCTCGATCGTCGACTCCTCGAATATCAACACCTTCCTGACGAATAATGTGACGTCGCTCGGCAACGACACTCTGATCACGCTCGACAGCAACGACAGCATTATCCTGCGCAACGTCGCTTACAGCAGTTTGGGTACCAGCGACTTCATCGTTCACGTCTAG